AAGAGACGAGTTGCGAATCGACTCGGGCTTCATTTTGTGAGTTTTTACGCCCCTGTGCACGGGCGATTTTCGCCTGATTGACCATCGCTCGAACCCAGTCGAGGTCGCCGCGTCGCCAGACATAAGCGAATCCGACCAGCAGGACTCCGAAGAAGACAAGAATGTCCGCGAATCCAGTCCATGCGATACGAAGTGCATCGGAAGCGGCAATTGCTGTTTCTGCAGTTGCTGTTCCGGGCTCAAGATTCAAGAGTTTGTCGGTGAGATTGGTGCGGGCAGCTTCTGTAAGCCGCGTGTCTGCCAGTTGCGTGACTCCTCCGAAGACTGTTGCCCACGGGAAGAAGAAGACGACTTCGACGTCGAAGATGATGAAGAGCAGTGCGACGACGTAAAAGCGAATATCAAACTGGACGTAGCTTGATCCGATCGTAGGTTCACCACACTCGTAGACAGCGTCTTTTTCCGGCGTCGGGAGACTTGGTCGCACGAGCCGACCGATCAACATTGGAGCTGCTACGAGAACTGCGCCCGCAATGATGAAGAGGATGAAGTGAACAAGAATGTCAGTCATGGAAAGGCTACAATTTCGAATGAAGAGACGGGTCGTTTCGTCAACTATTCCGCTTCAGAGTATTCAAACGGGCTTGGCTCACCCTTCACCCAAACCGGTTCGTAGAGAACCTTGGATTCGGCGACAGAAGTTGGATTCAGTGTGGCCTGTCCCCATGCTGTTTCCAGTGGAAGCTTCGCGTAATCCACAACACAACCGTCACGGCTGTAGCAGCTGAGATCGTGGTTAGAGCCCATGAAAATGCAGTCGACCGGACAAGGTTCGACGCAAAGTGCACAGAACATGCATTTTGTGTAGTCGATGGTGAACCCGTCGATTCGAAAGCCTTTGCCAACCGGGCTTTTCTCTTTTTCAATGTAGATACAGTCAACAG
The sequence above is drawn from the Thalassoglobus sp. JC818 genome and encodes:
- a CDS encoding NADH-quinone oxidoreductase subunit A encodes the protein MTDILVHFILFIIAGAVLVAAPMLIGRLVRPSLPTPEKDAVYECGEPTIGSSYVQFDIRFYVVALLFIIFDVEVVFFFPWATVFGGVTQLADTRLTEAARTNLTDKLLNLEPGTATAETAIAASDALRIAWTGFADILVFFGVLLVGFAYVWRRGDLDWVRAMVNQAKIARAQGRKNSQNEARVDSQLVS
- a CDS encoding 4Fe-4S binding protein; translated protein: MDVCGIAISAIRRHIKTIVTLYRERPTGQWIMFDWFRNVWIAVSTVIKGMWITLFTMGKTYQRKAFAEIYEYPETPVPVKARYRGFHRFDLTTCIGCEKCAAACPVDCIYIEKEKSPVGKGFRIDGFTIDYTKCMFCALCVEPCPVDCIFMGSNHDLSCYSRDGCVVDYAKLPLETAWGQATLNPTSVAESKVLYEPVWVKGEPSPFEYSEAE